One part of the Oscillatoria sp. FACHB-1407 genome encodes these proteins:
- a CDS encoding adenylate/guanylate cyclase domain-containing protein: MTSQQPVPHLILRTESGNRYLSLTSSNCWTVGRGEDNNFVLPDRWISRNHAMLQRMETGEFYLIDLGSRNGSFVNGRRVTVPITLHNGDHLTFGQTELEFYSPDVEHLTDPSVGMESSQEFTATATLHVRRLISVLVVDIRDFTVMTRQLDEKILSEAIGTWFRCAGDIIREYGSWVDKYIGDAIMAVWIHGPQGVSPEEMVRIARALSALHKMTSQLHERYPLPFPVRVGAGLNTGYAMVGNAGTGDRPDYTALGDTVNAAFRLESSTKQIGKDVALGETTYQYLMESGANPNLFKQHKVIMKGYDTPMLTYACSFVDLDAFLQTSKKV; encoded by the coding sequence GTGACTTCACAACAACCCGTTCCCCACTTGATACTCCGTACAGAGTCAGGCAATCGTTACCTCTCACTCACTAGCAGCAATTGTTGGACTGTTGGTAGAGGGGAGGACAACAATTTTGTCTTGCCTGACCGTTGGATTTCCCGTAACCACGCGATGTTACAGCGAATGGAGACGGGCGAATTTTACCTGATTGATTTGGGAAGTCGAAATGGCTCTTTTGTCAATGGTCGTCGCGTGACGGTGCCGATCACGCTGCATAACGGCGATCACTTGACCTTTGGGCAGACCGAACTGGAGTTTTATTCCCCCGATGTCGAACATTTGACCGATCCCTCGGTTGGGATGGAGTCGTCTCAGGAATTTACGGCAACTGCCACGCTTCACGTTCGTCGGTTAATTTCGGTCTTGGTAGTCGATATCCGTGATTTTACGGTGATGACTCGCCAGCTTGACGAAAAAATTCTCTCTGAGGCGATTGGCACTTGGTTTCGCTGCGCGGGTGACATCATCCGTGAATATGGCAGTTGGGTTGATAAGTATATTGGCGACGCCATTATGGCGGTGTGGATTCACGGACCTCAGGGAGTTAGCCCGGAGGAGATGGTTCGCATTGCTCGCGCTTTGAGTGCCCTGCATAAGATGACCAGCCAACTCCATGAGCGTTATCCTTTGCCGTTTCCGGTGCGAGTTGGAGCCGGGTTAAATACGGGGTATGCCATGGTCGGTAATGCTGGAACGGGCGATCGCCCCGATTACACCGCTTTGGGCGACACGGTCAATGCGGCATTCCGGTTGGAATCCTCCACCAAGCAGATTGGTAAAGATGTGGCACTGGGCGAAACGACCTATCAATACCTGATGGAGTCTGGTGCAAACCCCAATTTGTTTAAGCAGCACAAGGTGATTATGAAGGGGTATGACACGCCCATGTTGACCTATGCTTGCTCCTTTGTTGACCTTGATGCTTTTCTTCAAACCAGCAAAAAGGTTTGA
- the psbU gene encoding photosystem II complex extrinsic protein PsbU, producing MKRLVGALMALGLLVVSSLGWLGLPQPAMAANWNALTFGQSTLVIAESRYNVGEKLATGNKIDLNNTNVRAFRDYPGMYPTLARMILKYAPFESIEDVFDMPGLTDRQKEILQANLDNFVATSPEDALVEGGDRFNNGIYR from the coding sequence ATGAAACGACTGGTTGGTGCGCTGATGGCATTGGGGCTATTAGTTGTCAGTTCTCTGGGATGGCTTGGATTGCCTCAGCCTGCAATGGCAGCCAATTGGAATGCCTTAACCTTTGGTCAATCGACACTGGTTATCGCAGAATCTCGCTACAACGTTGGTGAAAAGTTGGCAACGGGCAACAAAATTGACTTAAACAATACCAACGTACGCGCCTTTAGAGATTACCCCGGTATGTATCCCACTCTGGCGCGGATGATTCTCAAATACGCTCCGTTTGAAAGTATTGAAGATGTGTTTGATATGCCTGGGTTGACCGATCGCCAGAAGGAGATTCTCCAAGCAAATCTGGACAACTTTGTAGCTACCTCTCCTGAGGATGCTTTGGTAGAAGGGGGCGATCGCTTTAACAACGGTATTTATCGTTAG